From Spartinivicinus ruber, the proteins below share one genomic window:
- the hemH gene encoding ferrochelatase, with protein MKNQAVLLVNLGSPASPEERDVRQYLNQFLMDPYVIDLPGWLRWLIVNCLVLPSRPKQSAEAYKSIWWSEGSPLVVLTQRLTDKLALQVDAPVHFAMRYGEPAMEKAILQLAKAGVDELLLVPLYPHYAMSTVKTCLEQAKYVLKKHHLSLNIRHLPVFFDDEQYISALEGVTKPFLNEDFGHLLFSYHGLPERHLHKDDPTGSYCLAKPDCCQQPHQAHQTCYRAQVYKTAELLANKLGLGKEQYSVAFQSRLGRDKWLTPYTCDQLVELAQKGVKRLLVICPSFVADCLETLEEIGIQGKEMFIEAGGESLTLIPCLNDHEQWVSVLADWVSQPWDNYPQLDQ; from the coding sequence ATGAAAAACCAAGCTGTATTATTGGTCAACTTGGGCTCGCCGGCTTCGCCTGAGGAAAGGGATGTTAGACAATATCTGAATCAGTTTCTAATGGATCCTTATGTAATTGATTTACCTGGTTGGCTGCGGTGGTTGATTGTTAATTGCTTGGTGTTGCCTTCGCGACCAAAGCAGTCAGCAGAAGCTTATAAGAGCATTTGGTGGTCTGAAGGTTCTCCACTGGTGGTGTTAACCCAGCGTTTGACGGATAAATTGGCGTTACAGGTTGATGCCCCTGTGCATTTTGCTATGCGCTATGGTGAACCAGCGATGGAAAAAGCCATTTTGCAACTCGCTAAAGCAGGTGTAGATGAACTGCTACTGGTGCCTCTTTATCCCCATTATGCGATGTCTACAGTAAAAACTTGCCTGGAACAAGCTAAGTATGTGCTGAAAAAACATCACTTAAGCCTTAATATCAGGCATTTGCCTGTGTTTTTTGATGATGAGCAGTATATTTCAGCGTTGGAAGGAGTAACGAAACCTTTCCTTAATGAGGATTTTGGTCACCTACTATTTAGTTATCATGGTTTACCTGAACGACACCTGCATAAAGATGATCCTACAGGTAGCTACTGTTTAGCCAAACCAGATTGCTGTCAGCAGCCTCATCAAGCTCACCAAACCTGCTATCGGGCTCAAGTGTATAAAACAGCTGAATTATTAGCTAATAAATTAGGCTTAGGGAAAGAGCAGTATTCAGTGGCTTTTCAATCTCGGCTTGGACGAGATAAATGGCTAACTCCTTATACCTGTGATCAGCTTGTAGAGCTGGCTCAAAAGGGGGTGAAACGACTGTTGGTTATATGCCCATCATTTGTAGCGGATTGCTTGGAAACCTTAGAAGAAATTGGTATTCAGGGTAAAGAGATGTTTATTGAAGCAGGAGGGGAGTCGTTAACCTTAATCCCTTGTTTAAATGACCATGAACAATGGGTGAGTGTATTAGCTGACTGGGTGAGTCAGCCATGGGATAATTACCCGCAGTTGGATCAATAA
- a CDS encoding YajG family lipoprotein has protein sequence MMIKKIVHTALLSTLIITSGCALSPQQVEVSPQVTLPVKVPVVKNTVNVSVVDDRLSKVLGTRGGIYDKTSTLTIKNDITLAVKHAVEQALLKMEMQLDPNNPAVRFTVYIDKIDYNTPAQNYVTEVNIDAVARAEVKFGDRVYHGRYQSTAKHKVVKAPSETKNEEIVNGIVNNVLDRMFSDQALIKFLRSG, from the coding sequence ATGATGATAAAAAAAATTGTCCATACTGCCTTATTATCAACACTTATCATAACCAGTGGCTGTGCCTTAAGCCCACAGCAAGTTGAGGTTTCACCTCAAGTCACACTACCCGTTAAAGTGCCTGTGGTGAAAAACACAGTCAATGTATCTGTTGTTGATGACCGTTTAAGTAAAGTTTTAGGAACTCGTGGTGGTATATACGATAAAACCAGCACATTAACCATCAAAAATGATATTACCCTAGCAGTAAAGCACGCTGTTGAGCAAGCTCTACTAAAAATGGAAATGCAGCTTGATCCAAATAACCCAGCAGTTCGTTTTACCGTCTACATTGATAAAATTGATTACAACACCCCCGCACAAAACTATGTAACAGAAGTTAATATTGACGCTGTTGCCCGAGCAGAGGTTAAATTTGGAGACCGCGTTTACCATGGTCGTTATCAGTCCACAGCCAAACACAAAGTGGTAAAAGCCCCTTCAGAAACTAAAAATGAAGAAATCGTCAACGGTATTGTTAATAACGTATTAGACCGGATGTTTAGTGATCAGGCATTAATCAAGTTCCTGAGATCGGGTTAA
- a CDS encoding adenylate/guanylate cyclase domain-containing protein, with amino-acid sequence MPATSAHQTSSRSLFGNMRPRVPIAYKLALILTITVTIGMVILGSIITTNQYHLMKSQVDDFGTTIVNQLAAAAQEPVFTDDVVGLKVLANNLSSEPDIKGVAIFTNTSDVLVKQGVITSVPVDGNNTTLEATELSDGTYRLEWKQRTSRRKYIDMVSYISPIQFQEVVAGYAMVSFSQVKMLEVARSSVNGIILATIILSIVMSFIAIGMGRRLSRPIHHLMDVASDALNKGDYKNSRISEDELGFLLKSLQQLGQGIDQKSQLEDVFGKVMAKDVAKQMLNKLEDVEIGGHQVEATVMFVDIVGFTSLSEKLTPPAVAMFLNEYFSYFFHCANAFNGIVDKFIGDCAMIVFGTPKSDPDHRFNAVACAVTIQQLVLKLNQERKQKGLFPVNVRIGLNDGTMLAGFLGAKERMEYTVIGDAVNIASRLCDKAKAGQIMIPASIHDHSSVNSKIICQHHGSLSVKGKSATIDTYRVKNLRPKYQGAAKKLLYNMLKGLAN; translated from the coding sequence ATGCCAGCAACTTCTGCTCACCAAACCTCCAGTCGATCATTATTTGGCAATATGCGCCCAAGGGTGCCTATTGCCTATAAGCTCGCACTGATTCTTACCATCACAGTAACCATTGGCATGGTGATACTTGGTAGCATCATTACTACAAATCAATATCATTTGATGAAAAGCCAAGTTGATGACTTTGGTACAACAATTGTCAACCAGCTTGCTGCTGCTGCTCAAGAACCTGTATTTACAGATGATGTCGTAGGTTTAAAAGTGCTCGCCAATAATCTTAGCAGCGAACCTGACATTAAAGGCGTTGCTATTTTCACTAACACCAGCGACGTATTAGTGAAACAAGGGGTGATTACCTCGGTACCAGTTGATGGTAATAATACAACACTTGAAGCCACTGAACTGTCAGATGGCACCTATCGCCTGGAGTGGAAACAGCGTACCAGTAGACGCAAATACATTGATATGGTCTCTTACATTAGCCCAATTCAATTTCAGGAAGTCGTTGCAGGCTATGCCATGGTCAGCTTTAGCCAAGTAAAGATGTTAGAGGTAGCTCGCTCCTCAGTGAATGGCATTATTCTAGCCACAATTATCCTATCTATCGTTATGAGCTTCATTGCAATTGGTATGGGCAGGCGCTTGTCCCGCCCCATTCATCACTTGATGGATGTAGCAAGTGATGCATTGAATAAAGGTGATTATAAAAATAGTCGTATCAGTGAAGATGAGCTGGGTTTCTTACTAAAAAGTCTTCAGCAACTTGGTCAAGGAATTGACCAGAAGTCTCAGCTCGAAGATGTCTTTGGCAAAGTGATGGCCAAAGACGTTGCTAAGCAAATGTTGAATAAATTGGAAGACGTTGAAATTGGTGGCCACCAAGTTGAGGCCACTGTTATGTTTGTTGATATTGTGGGCTTTACCAGTCTTTCTGAAAAACTCACGCCACCAGCTGTCGCCATGTTTTTAAACGAGTATTTCAGCTACTTTTTCCATTGCGCTAATGCATTTAACGGCATTGTTGACAAGTTTATTGGGGACTGTGCCATGATTGTATTTGGCACTCCCAAAAGTGATCCAGATCATCGCTTTAACGCAGTTGCTTGCGCAGTCACTATCCAACAGCTGGTATTAAAACTCAACCAAGAACGAAAACAAAAAGGGCTGTTTCCCGTTAACGTTCGCATTGGCTTGAATGATGGTACGATGCTGGCTGGCTTTTTAGGGGCAAAGGAGCGCATGGAATATACAGTAATCGGTGATGCTGTAAATATTGCTTCCCGCTTATGTGATAAAGCAAAGGCTGGACAAATCATGATTCCTGCTTCCATTCACGATCATTCATCCGTAAACTCTAAAATCATTTGTCAACATCATGGCAGTTTGTCTGTTAAAGGCAAGTCTGCAACCATTGATACCTACCGGGTAAAAAACTTACGCCCTAAATACCAAGGGGCTGCCAAAAAACTCTTGTATAACATGCTAAAGGGGCTCGCCAACTGA
- a CDS encoding FAD-dependent oxidoreductase yields MTVKTYDVLIVGGGVSGTALLYELAKFTDLKSICLVEKYHELAQVSSKGSNNSQTIHCGDIETNYTLEKATTVKRAADMVRNYASKLPEDERDQIIFKYPKMVLGVGEKETNFLRQRYEVFKELFPNLKLLDKDAIAELEPNVVKVNGVDRPEEVVALAATDEYTAIDFAALSKSFVKQTQEDTEKDIDIRLGTKVTEIKKIGDNHQVVTDRGTFEARFVVVCACGHSLLLAQQMGYGMNFSCMPMAGSFYFTPKVLNGKVYTVQNDKLPFAAIHGDPDVLVPGKTRFGPTALLLPMLERFNYKTIPEFFRVLRLDGAVFKVFWDLFKVKDIRNYILKNILFEVPYLRRRLFLKDARKIVPSLELKDVRFAKGFGGVRPQLIDKEKKQLLMGEAKISKPGIIFNMTPSPGGTSCLDNAEKDIQEIVKHLECHFDEKAFKEALL; encoded by the coding sequence ATGACAGTAAAGACGTACGATGTGCTCATTGTCGGTGGTGGTGTTTCAGGAACCGCATTACTGTATGAGCTAGCAAAGTTTACTGACCTAAAGAGCATTTGCCTGGTTGAAAAATATCACGAGTTAGCTCAAGTTAGCTCTAAAGGCAGTAATAACAGTCAAACTATTCACTGTGGTGATATTGAAACCAATTACACCTTAGAAAAGGCAACTACTGTTAAGCGGGCTGCAGATATGGTGCGCAATTATGCATCTAAGCTGCCTGAAGACGAGCGTGACCAAATAATATTCAAATACCCCAAAATGGTTTTGGGAGTTGGCGAAAAGGAAACCAACTTTTTACGCCAGCGTTACGAAGTGTTTAAAGAGCTGTTTCCTAACCTGAAGCTGTTGGACAAAGACGCGATAGCTGAACTTGAGCCTAATGTAGTTAAAGTTAATGGGGTTGACCGTCCAGAAGAGGTGGTTGCATTAGCTGCTACGGATGAATATACGGCGATCGATTTTGCTGCTTTGTCAAAGTCATTTGTTAAGCAAACACAGGAAGACACAGAGAAAGATATTGATATCCGCTTAGGCACTAAGGTAACAGAAATCAAAAAAATAGGTGATAACCACCAGGTTGTGACTGACCGAGGCACCTTTGAAGCCCGTTTTGTGGTCGTGTGTGCTTGTGGCCATAGTTTATTATTAGCCCAACAAATGGGTTATGGGATGAACTTCTCTTGCATGCCAATGGCAGGTAGCTTCTATTTCACACCTAAAGTACTTAATGGCAAGGTTTATACTGTTCAAAACGATAAGCTACCGTTTGCAGCGATTCATGGTGACCCGGATGTGCTGGTGCCAGGTAAAACCCGGTTTGGGCCAACAGCCTTATTATTGCCGATGCTTGAACGCTTTAATTACAAGACAATTCCAGAGTTTTTTAGAGTACTGCGCTTAGATGGTGCTGTGTTTAAAGTATTTTGGGATTTATTCAAAGTTAAAGACATTCGCAATTACATTCTGAAAAATATCTTGTTTGAAGTGCCTTACTTGCGTCGTCGATTGTTTTTGAAAGATGCGCGCAAAATTGTACCTTCCCTTGAGCTGAAGGATGTACGTTTTGCTAAGGGCTTTGGTGGGGTTAGACCTCAGCTGATTGATAAAGAGAAAAAACAGCTGTTGATGGGTGAGGCCAAAATCTCTAAACCGGGTATTATCTTCAACATGACACCCTCTCCTGGTGGCACCAGCTGCTTAGATAATGCGGAAAAAGATATTCAGGAAATTGTTAAACACCTAGAATGTCACTTTGACGAAAAGGCGTTTAAAGAGGCTTTATTGTAA
- a CDS encoding GNAT family N-acetyltransferase, with amino-acid sequence MDFQDIPNVLSGKRVLVLPGQALGNIAAIRSLGRAGCKVFVASSQSRALGFYSNFVSEVAVAPEFHSAGFVDWFAKYINRNSIELVMPCEPLILALLPDWDSFKHLFAIPCDQVILKRAFSKAQTIKHFMSCGLDQSLPKSRVISCREELIAETELACFKYPCFVKVDEVDLITREKPIKNASEVRRCQTYAEVINVVQSFLDTHKHILIQEFAPGKGAGVNILMWKGEVVTTLTNICDRESPYTGGLGSIRSVIDHAEMEADALSKLKALKWQGIAMVEYRLDETTGQFYFMEVNARIWAAMHLALFAGADFPRFLAECHFGEVSKIPERYASVRCRWDYPADLGYVVSVLKSNEFSAWKKVNSALSFFYLYFNPTLYHDLLFPGDKKLFWIQKWELIRSGRVGAVYFSGIKLFRKVLKQPIFSWIFQHNELAVYRLVLDKEKNRFENVLPARQLFEEDLQYLEAWEEWQNVGELKRDFQHRLRKGELMFGVVDNQKILAFAWLIPEAKTSLFPLVKRHFHYPEGSAVIYNVYTSPRARGRGFYREVLNACILYAMNNLKLKYIYQAIEPTNKIPVMMADKIGFQEQKRFKYLCFLGGRTVKES; translated from the coding sequence ATGGATTTTCAGGATATACCTAATGTGTTGTCAGGTAAAAGAGTGTTGGTACTGCCTGGACAAGCATTAGGTAATATTGCAGCAATTCGTTCACTTGGTAGAGCAGGCTGTAAAGTTTTTGTAGCTTCCTCTCAATCTCGCGCATTAGGGTTCTATTCTAACTTTGTATCTGAAGTAGCTGTTGCGCCAGAATTTCATTCTGCAGGATTTGTTGACTGGTTTGCGAAATATATTAATCGTAATAGTATTGAATTGGTGATGCCTTGTGAGCCGTTAATCCTGGCATTGCTACCTGATTGGGATTCTTTCAAACATCTATTTGCCATTCCTTGTGACCAAGTAATTCTAAAAAGGGCTTTTAGTAAAGCACAAACCATCAAGCACTTTATGAGTTGTGGGCTTGATCAAAGTTTACCTAAATCGAGAGTCATTTCTTGTAGGGAAGAGTTGATAGCAGAGACTGAGCTGGCTTGTTTTAAATACCCTTGTTTTGTGAAAGTTGATGAAGTCGATTTGATTACCAGAGAGAAACCAATTAAAAATGCGAGTGAGGTTCGGCGATGTCAAACCTATGCAGAGGTTATTAATGTTGTTCAGTCTTTTTTAGATACACACAAACACATTTTAATTCAGGAATTTGCGCCAGGAAAAGGAGCTGGCGTTAATATTTTAATGTGGAAGGGTGAGGTTGTTACAACCTTAACGAATATTTGTGATCGAGAATCTCCCTACACAGGTGGATTAGGCAGTATTAGATCGGTTATTGATCATGCAGAAATGGAAGCAGATGCGCTTTCCAAACTAAAAGCGTTGAAATGGCAAGGAATTGCTATGGTGGAATATCGATTGGATGAAACCACAGGTCAGTTTTACTTTATGGAGGTCAATGCACGCATTTGGGCTGCTATGCATTTAGCGTTGTTTGCTGGTGCAGACTTTCCCAGATTTTTGGCAGAGTGCCACTTTGGTGAAGTGTCTAAAATACCTGAAAGATATGCTTCCGTTCGATGTCGCTGGGATTATCCAGCCGATTTGGGATATGTCGTATCTGTATTGAAAAGCAATGAGTTTTCTGCATGGAAAAAGGTAAATTCAGCATTATCCTTTTTTTATTTGTACTTTAACCCAACACTTTATCATGACTTACTTTTTCCTGGTGATAAAAAATTATTTTGGATACAAAAATGGGAGCTTATTCGAAGTGGACGTGTGGGAGCAGTTTATTTTTCAGGAATCAAACTTTTTCGTAAAGTATTAAAGCAACCTATATTCTCATGGATTTTTCAGCATAATGAGTTAGCTGTATACCGATTAGTATTAGATAAAGAAAAAAATAGATTTGAGAATGTCTTACCAGCACGACAGCTTTTTGAGGAAGATCTACAATACCTTGAAGCATGGGAAGAATGGCAAAATGTTGGAGAGTTAAAGCGAGATTTTCAGCACCGCTTGAGAAAAGGTGAGCTGATGTTTGGTGTTGTGGATAATCAGAAAATATTGGCTTTTGCTTGGTTAATACCTGAAGCAAAGACTTCTTTATTCCCCTTAGTTAAAAGACATTTTCATTACCCTGAGGGATCGGCAGTTATCTATAATGTTTATACATCACCAAGGGCCAGGGGGAGAGGTTTTTATCGAGAGGTATTAAATGCTTGTATTCTCTATGCAATGAATAATCTCAAGTTAAAGTATATTTATCAGGCTATTGAGCCAACAAATAAAATACCAGTCATGATGGCAGATAAGATTGGCTTTCAGGAACAAAAACGCTTTAAATATCTTTGTTTCCTAGGAGGGCGAACCGTTAAGGAAAGTTAG
- a CDS encoding sugar-transfer associated ATP-grasp domain-containing protein, with amino-acid sequence MVKIFEVTSSLNAFSKQNRVNFFYVLWRFIICYFKGFGLKEFLTYPLLQKIPADLITYREYSNFEKRVNPRSTGIVEFDKWIQACVWKANNIPHVKTYGFMGPRSSVFHLNEQILVDKEIRDILEVIAYPFVIKPAAGGHGDGFDIVDEYDQQAKMVKLRSGKHKTIKDLQYEYFSKCDWVFQELIVQHQTLAQVNASSVNTARILTATNEKGEFILLDGMMKFGTAGSMIDNMGAGGIGCHISADGKLSKGYSVHGDEAFECHPGSGINLTGRTIPFYQEAIEAVKLAHSCLPRPQFLGWDVAITPNGPVIVEVNSFMAVYVNQKYGNGYRQTGLKAFLEG; translated from the coding sequence GTGGTAAAAATATTCGAAGTCACCTCAAGCTTGAATGCTTTTTCAAAGCAAAATAGGGTGAACTTTTTCTATGTATTGTGGCGATTCATTATTTGTTATTTTAAAGGGTTTGGTCTTAAAGAGTTCCTTACTTACCCACTGTTACAAAAAATACCGGCTGATTTAATTACTTATCGGGAATATTCAAACTTTGAAAAGCGAGTAAACCCAAGGAGCACGGGTATTGTAGAGTTTGATAAATGGATTCAAGCTTGTGTTTGGAAAGCAAATAATATCCCTCATGTAAAAACCTATGGCTTTATGGGGCCAAGATCATCGGTATTTCATTTAAATGAACAGATTTTGGTGGATAAAGAGATTAGGGATATTTTAGAGGTAATAGCATACCCATTTGTTATCAAACCTGCGGCTGGAGGACATGGTGATGGATTTGATATTGTTGATGAATATGATCAACAAGCAAAAATGGTAAAGCTTCGGTCGGGCAAACATAAAACCATAAAAGACTTGCAATATGAATATTTTTCAAAATGTGACTGGGTATTTCAAGAACTGATAGTTCAACATCAAACCTTGGCACAAGTGAATGCATCGTCTGTAAACACAGCAAGAATTCTTACTGCCACTAATGAAAAAGGTGAATTTATATTGTTAGATGGAATGATGAAGTTTGGGACTGCTGGCTCAATGATTGATAATATGGGAGCTGGTGGTATTGGCTGTCATATTAGTGCTGATGGAAAATTAAGTAAAGGCTACTCAGTTCATGGAGATGAAGCCTTCGAATGCCATCCAGGTTCAGGCATTAATTTAACAGGTAGAACTATTCCATTTTATCAAGAGGCTATAGAGGCAGTGAAATTAGCCCATTCATGCCTACCACGCCCACAATTTTTAGGGTGGGATGTGGCTATTACCCCAAATGGCCCTGTCATAGTTGAAGTGAACTCATTCATGGCTGTTTATGTGAATCAGAAGTATGGCAATGGTTATCGTCAGACAGGACTGAAAGCGTTTTTAGAGGGGTAG
- a CDS encoding ABC transporter substrate-binding protein, producing the protein MKTKQLALSAISASLLAGLLGVTSIQAAEVPAGVKLAKEQTLVRGNGTEPASLDPQRIEGVPGGNIARDLFEGLVNDDPKKGTVPGVAESWTANKDKTVYTFKLRKDAKWSNGEPVTAHDFVFAFQRAVDPKLASNYSWYIELAEIKNASEIIKGKKKPSELGVRAVDDRSFEVTINKPLPYFVKMMSHYTTFPVHRKTVEKYGEKWTLAGNMVSNGAYKLKEWVVNERIILERNKAYWNNKETVINQVSFLPIQSNNTELNRYRAGEIDMSYDSIALEHFRRLQKEIPDEVKVTGKVGTYYYVFNTRKKPFDDVRVRKALSLAIDREVITDRILGQGQLPTFNFTPNNVDGFTPPANPYSKMTQKERLDQAIKLLKETGYDKNNPLKLTLLYNTDDNHKKLAIAISSMWKKSLGVQVTLENQEWKTYLDNKRLGNFEVARAGWIGDYNEASTMLDLLTTDNALNDSKYNNKEYDQLLAKAKTADDPSQYYTKAEALITRDMPVATIYQYVTPRLVKPYVGGYQVSATGSLYTRDFYIIAQK; encoded by the coding sequence ATGAAAACTAAACAGCTTGCTTTGTCGGCTATTTCTGCTTCTTTATTGGCAGGTCTACTGGGTGTTACTTCTATTCAGGCTGCAGAGGTGCCTGCGGGGGTCAAACTTGCTAAAGAACAAACACTTGTGCGTGGCAATGGGACTGAACCTGCGTCCCTTGACCCACAACGGATTGAAGGGGTGCCAGGAGGCAACATTGCTCGAGATCTGTTTGAAGGTTTGGTTAACGATGATCCAAAAAAGGGCACTGTGCCAGGGGTTGCTGAGAGCTGGACAGCTAATAAAGATAAGACAGTTTATACCTTTAAACTAAGAAAAGATGCAAAATGGTCTAATGGTGAGCCAGTAACAGCCCATGACTTCGTGTTTGCGTTCCAGAGGGCTGTAGACCCTAAATTGGCATCTAACTATTCCTGGTATATTGAGTTGGCTGAAATTAAGAATGCTTCAGAGATTATTAAAGGAAAGAAGAAGCCTTCTGAGCTTGGTGTGCGTGCAGTTGATGATCGTTCATTTGAGGTAACAATCAATAAGCCACTACCTTACTTTGTCAAAATGATGAGTCACTACACGACTTTTCCTGTTCATCGTAAAACAGTTGAGAAATATGGAGAAAAATGGACGTTAGCAGGTAATATGGTATCGAACGGTGCTTATAAGCTAAAAGAATGGGTAGTAAACGAGCGTATTATTCTTGAGCGTAACAAAGCGTATTGGAATAACAAAGAAACAGTAATTAACCAGGTATCCTTCTTACCAATTCAATCAAATAATACTGAACTTAATCGCTACCGTGCAGGTGAAATTGATATGTCTTATGACTCAATTGCACTGGAGCATTTTCGGCGACTACAAAAAGAAATACCTGATGAGGTAAAAGTAACCGGAAAAGTGGGTACTTATTACTATGTATTTAATACGCGTAAAAAGCCTTTCGATGATGTTCGAGTGAGAAAGGCGCTATCTTTAGCAATTGATAGAGAAGTGATTACTGATAGAATCTTAGGTCAGGGTCAGTTACCAACCTTTAATTTCACTCCAAACAATGTTGATGGTTTTACTCCACCAGCTAATCCCTATTCCAAAATGACTCAGAAGGAAAGACTGGATCAAGCCATTAAGTTACTTAAAGAAACAGGTTATGATAAAAATAACCCACTCAAACTTACTCTTCTTTACAATACTGATGATAACCATAAGAAGTTAGCAATTGCTATATCTTCAATGTGGAAGAAGTCTCTTGGTGTTCAAGTAACACTAGAAAATCAAGAATGGAAAACCTATCTGGATAATAAACGATTAGGTAATTTCGAAGTGGCTAGGGCTGGTTGGATAGGCGACTATAATGAAGCCTCTACCATGTTAGATTTGTTAACGACTGATAATGCACTGAATGACTCTAAATATAACAATAAGGAATATGACCAACTTTTAGCGAAGGCTAAAACGGCTGATGACCCCTCACAATACTACACTAAAGCAGAGGCTTTAATAACTAGAGATATGCCTGTTGCTACCATTTATCAATATGTTACTCCGCGCCTAGTTAAGCCTTATGTTGGAGGCTATCAGGTAAGTGCGACAGGCTCTTTGTATACAAGAGACTTTTATATAATCGCTCAAAAATAG
- the oppB gene encoding oligopeptide ABC transporter permease OppB, with the protein MLKLIIRRFGVAIPTLLVLITVSFILMHAAPGSPFSSERTLPAEVLANIEAKYHLNEPLWKQYFIYLGDLLQGDLGPSFKYKDFTVNELLAQGFPVSAKLGLVSFVVAVVFGIAFGVVAALRQNTWIDYTSMTIAMTGVVIPSFVLAPLLILIFSITYKILPAGGWNDGGFKYLILPVIAMSTHYISAIARIMRGSMIEVLHSNFIRTAKAKGLPASQIIFKHALRPALLPVVSYLGPAFVGIITGSVVIETIFGLGGIGQLFVNGALNRDYSMVMGLTIVVGVLTIMFNAIVDILYAVIDPKIRYS; encoded by the coding sequence ATGCTTAAGTTAATTATTAGGCGGTTTGGTGTCGCGATACCTACCCTATTGGTATTAATTACAGTTTCATTTATTTTGATGCATGCCGCACCAGGTAGCCCATTTTCTTCGGAACGCACTTTGCCAGCTGAGGTATTAGCCAATATCGAAGCTAAGTACCATCTAAACGAGCCCTTATGGAAACAATATTTCATCTATTTAGGTGATTTATTACAAGGTGATTTAGGCCCATCTTTTAAATATAAAGACTTTACTGTCAATGAATTGTTAGCTCAAGGTTTTCCTGTTTCGGCAAAGTTAGGACTTGTTTCCTTTGTTGTGGCAGTAGTATTTGGTATTGCCTTTGGGGTGGTTGCTGCGTTAAGGCAAAATACCTGGATTGATTATACCAGTATGACTATTGCAATGACGGGTGTTGTTATTCCTAGCTTTGTATTAGCACCATTATTAATTCTAATTTTTTCCATTACTTATAAAATATTACCAGCAGGTGGCTGGAATGATGGTGGCTTTAAATACTTAATATTGCCCGTAATTGCCATGTCTACTCACTATATATCTGCTATCGCCAGGATTATGCGGGGTAGTATGATTGAGGTGTTACATAGTAATTTTATTCGTACGGCTAAAGCGAAAGGGTTACCCGCTAGCCAAATTATTTTTAAGCATGCGCTACGCCCAGCACTACTGCCGGTGGTGTCTTATTTAGGGCCTGCTTTTGTTGGGATCATTACCGGTTCGGTAGTCATCGAAACTATTTTTGGTCTGGGTGGTATAGGCCAACTGTTTGTTAACGGAGCACTTAACCGTGACTACTCTATGGTAATGGGGCTGACAATAGTCGTTGGGGTACTGACTATCATGTTTAACGCGATAGTAGATATTTTGTATGCCGTTATAGATCCTAAAATACGTTATTCCTAA